The stretch of DNA TATAAAGGGTTCAACTCACTTCTAGAAGCCGTGGAAAAGCTTAATGAAGACAAAACCCTATATGACCTGTATATTGTAGGATCCTCAGCAGATAGGATCACATCGGACTATGACTGGCTGCATAAAGAAGGATTTCTCCATGACCTTGACCCTTACTTCAGGGAATGTTCCATATACATTCACCCCGCAGAATACGAATCATTCGGAGCCTCAATAATAGAGGCCATGGCTGCTGGTTTAATACCCATAATCACCAAGAATTGCGGAGCTTCAGATGTTTTCAAGGAGAACCATCTTGAATTTCTGATTATGGACAATAACAATCCAGAAACCATTAAAAATAAGATCACTGAAATATATAACCAACCCTTACCCTGGAAAAAGGATATTTCCAAAAAATGTAAAGAAATATCTTTAGATTACACCAAAGAAACACAGCTAAGGAAGTTTAAAAATACCTTTGATGAAATCACTGCAGACCTCCTGGAAAATGATAATGGATGATGTGGATAAGAGATGATGTAGATAAAAGATTATGTGGATAAGAGATGATGATGTAATGGATGTAAATGGAATTAACTGATGATATGAGCTAATCAATCAGTATTTACCTTAAAATTAATTATCCTATTAGCTATACCACTATAGCTATACCAAAAAAGCCCAAATAATAATCTAATTACCCAAAAACTATCAAAATCTAAATATTAACCAATTACACTCTTACAAAAGCCCTAATATTATTTAATATACTACATAAAGCCCATAATGGCATATATTTAACACGGTTAACCCGGTACTGGTGTGAAAGAATGGTCAAAGTTTATATTGTTACACCTAACTATAATGGAATGAAATTTTTAGATGAATATTTCAGTTCATTATTCAATCAAACATTTAAGGATTTTAAAATAGTTTTTGTGGAAAATTCACCAGACTGTGAATCCATAGATTATGTT from Methanobacterium sp. Maddingley MBC34 encodes:
- a CDS encoding glycosyltransferase (PFAM: Glycosyl transferases group 1), with the protein product MNPEIKTLFIYYAPHPIHSAFAETVTSERYHCGVSFSEVLVNFIKGLFKRESYDVLFLESGTCLPVALALKKSKTKIVLLNADPLFFELPKINFLKRKILKFLISYVDAVIVNSQLNQDLASKYFHKKIYTVRPFGLNSNFNINCDIASSNLLFIGNEGEYKGFNSLLEAVEKLNEDKTLYDLYIVGSSADRITSDYDWLHKEGFLHDLDPYFRECSIYIHPAEYESFGASIIEAMAAGLIPIITKNCGASDVFKENHLEFLIMDNNNPETIKNKITEIYNQPLPWKKDISKKCKEISLDYTKETQLRKFKNTFDEITADLLENDNG